One Panicum virgatum strain AP13 chromosome 3N, P.virgatum_v5, whole genome shotgun sequence DNA segment encodes these proteins:
- the LOC120665110 gene encoding NADH--cytochrome b5 reductase 1-like isoform X2, giving the protein MEILQGQRLETTVAVAVAVVAVAAGAAYLFLRSRKPRGCLDPENFREFKLVEKRQLSHNVAKLKFVLPTPTSVLGLPIGQHISCRGQDAAGEEVIKPYTPTTLDSDLGHFELVIKMYPQGRMSHHFREMKVGDYMSVKGPKGRFKYQPGQVRAFGMIAGGSGITPMFQVTRAILENPQDNTKVHLIYANVTYDDILLKEELDSMAKNYPDRFKIYYVLNQPPEIWDGGVGFVSKEMIQAHCPAPAADIQVLRCGPPPMNKAMAAHLDELGYTKEMQFQF; this is encoded by the exons ATGGAGATCCTGCAGGGGCAGAGGCTGGAGACCACGGTGGCCGTCgcggtcgccgtcgtcgccgtggccgccggcgccgcctaccTCTTCCTCCGCAGCAGGAAGCCCAGGG GTTGCTTGGACCCCGAAAACTTCAGGGAGTTTAAACTTGTAGAGAAGAGGCAACTCAGTCATAATGTCGCCAAGTTAAAGTTTGTGCTCCCAACACCTACTTCTGTATTGGGTCTTCCAATCGGACAACATATAAGCTGCAg GGGACAGGATGCTGCTGGCGAGGAAGTAATCAAGCCTTATACTCCCACTACACTGGACTCTGATCTTGGACACTTTGAGCTTGTTATTAAG ATGTACCCCCAAGGAAGAATGTCTCATCATTTTCGTGAGATGAAAGTTGGCGACTATATGTCTGTAAAGGGACCTAAG GGTCGTTTCAAGTACCAACCTGGACAAGTGAGAGCATTTGGAATGATTGCTGGAGGATCAGGCATTACCCCAATGTTCCAA GTTACAAGGGCAATTCTTGAGAACCCACAAGACAATACAAAAGTTCACCTAATCTATGCGAATGTAACATATGATGATATTCTTCTTAAG GAAGAACTGGACAGTATGGCCAAAAACTATCCCGATCGTTTCAAGATCTACTATGTCCTGAATCAG CCTCCTGAAATCTGGGATGGCGGTGTTGGGTTCGTGTCGAAGGAAATGATCCAAGCTCATTGCCCAGCACCCGCTGCCGACATTCAG GTGTTGAGATGCGGGCCTCCCCCCATGAACAAAGCCATGGCCGCGCACCTGGACGAGCTTGGCTACACGAAGGAGATGCAGTTCCAGTTCTAA
- the LOC120665110 gene encoding NADH--cytochrome b5 reductase 1-like isoform X1 produces MEILQGQRLETTVAVAVAVVAVAAGAAYLFLRSRKPRGCLDPENFREFKLVEKRQLSHNVAKLKFVLPTPTSVLGLPIGQHISCRFGYVFYHLRRLVLQGRAFYLNFCNLDSPPVCPCCSRGQDAAGEEVIKPYTPTTLDSDLGHFELVIKMYPQGRMSHHFREMKVGDYMSVKGPKGRFKYQPGQVRAFGMIAGGSGITPMFQVTRAILENPQDNTKVHLIYANVTYDDILLKEELDSMAKNYPDRFKIYYVLNQPPEIWDGGVGFVSKEMIQAHCPAPAADIQVLRCGPPPMNKAMAAHLDELGYTKEMQFQF; encoded by the exons ATGGAGATCCTGCAGGGGCAGAGGCTGGAGACCACGGTGGCCGTCgcggtcgccgtcgtcgccgtggccgccggcgccgcctaccTCTTCCTCCGCAGCAGGAAGCCCAGGG GTTGCTTGGACCCCGAAAACTTCAGGGAGTTTAAACTTGTAGAGAAGAGGCAACTCAGTCATAATGTCGCCAAGTTAAAGTTTGTGCTCCCAACACCTACTTCTGTATTGGGTCTTCCAATCGGACAACATATAAGCTGCAggtttggttatgtcttttacCACCTGAGAAGACTGGTTCTGCAAGGCAGAGCCTTTTATTTGAATTTCTGTAATCTCgattcccctcctgtttgccccTGTTGTTCCAGGGGACAGGATGCTGCTGGCGAGGAAGTAATCAAGCCTTATACTCCCACTACACTGGACTCTGATCTTGGACACTTTGAGCTTGTTATTAAG ATGTACCCCCAAGGAAGAATGTCTCATCATTTTCGTGAGATGAAAGTTGGCGACTATATGTCTGTAAAGGGACCTAAG GGTCGTTTCAAGTACCAACCTGGACAAGTGAGAGCATTTGGAATGATTGCTGGAGGATCAGGCATTACCCCAATGTTCCAA GTTACAAGGGCAATTCTTGAGAACCCACAAGACAATACAAAAGTTCACCTAATCTATGCGAATGTAACATATGATGATATTCTTCTTAAG GAAGAACTGGACAGTATGGCCAAAAACTATCCCGATCGTTTCAAGATCTACTATGTCCTGAATCAG CCTCCTGAAATCTGGGATGGCGGTGTTGGGTTCGTGTCGAAGGAAATGATCCAAGCTCATTGCCCAGCACCCGCTGCCGACATTCAG GTGTTGAGATGCGGGCCTCCCCCCATGAACAAAGCCATGGCCGCGCACCTGGACGAGCTTGGCTACACGAAGGAGATGCAGTTCCAGTTCTAA